A section of the Rhizomicrobium sp. genome encodes:
- a CDS encoding RiPP maturation radical SAM C-methyltransferase: MPLKDEDRPDVCFVVPPFDAINFPALGPSVLVAACRARGLRTELLYGSMMLASQIGYRDYKAVCDSPMSLQLGEHLFLPHAYPRTPERPLTQPAGLPKDLRPLYDKLAPAIGPYQEALAHRIVALNPRILGISSTFQQNLAAAGLARLVKQAAPHIVVVMGGANVAGPMGTGLAGVFPWIDHFFIGEADFEFPEFCERLVRGGLRPQGVLVKCEPIDDFTRVFAPDFSDYFSTLRQFQRDGLLPPELPEFLTMESSRGCWWGQKHHCTFCGLNGEGMEFRQKPAGRVLNEIRTLTARWDAKRFFLADNIMPLGYFKTLLPALANWPERPRLFYEVKANLRDEQILIMAKAGIDAIQPGIESLSSNVLKLMRKGVSGLQNLSLLRSCKSMGTRVAWNYLYGLPGESLEDYESVLRLMPKIEHLQPPSGLNRIIVDRFSPYHNTPEQFGIESISPARGYAGLYPADAPLADIAYHFSGSYSTPLLENKDTIAKLQLAIGVWKHQWSRTERPPMLRLMDNGGRDLAVADTRRIAVAGLTVVSHRMFEVLKYFERPRPAADVDAAMADDVRFLLERNFVVEHEGLLLTVVTRSHASARREAPLSVAEAAAA; encoded by the coding sequence ATGCCCCTGAAAGACGAAGACCGGCCGGACGTCTGCTTCGTCGTGCCGCCCTTCGATGCGATCAATTTTCCCGCGCTCGGTCCCTCGGTGCTCGTCGCGGCATGCCGCGCACGCGGCCTGAGAACCGAGCTTCTGTACGGCAGCATGATGCTTGCGTCGCAGATCGGCTACCGGGATTACAAGGCGGTATGCGACTCGCCGATGAGCCTCCAGCTGGGCGAACATCTCTTTCTTCCGCATGCCTATCCCAGGACGCCGGAGCGCCCGCTGACGCAGCCGGCAGGGCTACCGAAAGATCTTCGGCCGCTATACGACAAGCTGGCGCCCGCTATCGGCCCCTATCAGGAGGCACTGGCGCACCGCATCGTCGCGCTCAATCCGCGCATTCTCGGCATCTCTTCGACCTTCCAGCAAAATCTCGCGGCAGCGGGGTTGGCGCGCCTCGTCAAGCAGGCGGCGCCGCACATCGTCGTCGTCATGGGCGGCGCAAACGTCGCCGGTCCCATGGGCACCGGCCTTGCCGGCGTCTTCCCCTGGATCGATCATTTCTTCATCGGCGAAGCCGATTTCGAATTCCCCGAATTCTGCGAGCGCCTGGTCCGCGGCGGCCTCCGGCCGCAAGGCGTGCTGGTCAAATGCGAGCCGATCGACGACTTCACCCGCGTCTTCGCGCCCGACTTTTCCGACTATTTCTCGACGCTGCGGCAGTTCCAGCGCGACGGACTTCTGCCGCCGGAGCTTCCGGAGTTCCTGACGATGGAGAGTTCGCGCGGCTGCTGGTGGGGCCAGAAGCACCACTGCACGTTCTGCGGCCTCAACGGCGAAGGCATGGAGTTCCGCCAGAAGCCCGCCGGCCGCGTGCTGAACGAGATCCGGACGCTGACGGCGCGCTGGGACGCCAAGCGGTTCTTCCTGGCGGACAACATCATGCCGCTCGGCTATTTCAAGACGCTGCTGCCGGCGCTCGCGAACTGGCCCGAGCGCCCCAGGCTGTTCTACGAGGTGAAGGCCAATCTGCGCGACGAGCAGATCCTCATCATGGCCAAGGCCGGGATCGACGCGATCCAGCCGGGCATCGAATCGCTGTCCTCGAATGTCCTGAAATTGATGCGCAAGGGCGTGTCGGGACTGCAAAACCTGTCCCTGCTGCGGTCCTGCAAGTCGATGGGGACACGGGTGGCCTGGAATTATCTGTACGGACTGCCGGGCGAGAGCCTCGAAGACTATGAATCGGTGCTGCGGCTGATGCCGAAGATCGAGCATCTGCAGCCGCCGTCCGGCCTGAACAGGATCATCGTCGACCGTTTCAGCCCCTATCACAACACGCCGGAGCAGTTCGGCATCGAGAGCATTTCCCCCGCCAGGGGCTATGCGGGGCTTTATCCCGCGGACGCGCCGCTCGCCGACATCGCCTATCACTTCTCCGGCAGCTATTCGACGCCGCTGCTGGAGAACAAGGACACGATCGCCAAGCTGCAATTGGCGATCGGCGTGTGGAAGCATCAATGGTCGCGAACGGAGCGCCCGCCGATGCTGCGCCTCATGGACAATGGCGGCCGCGACCTTGCGGTCGCGGATACGCGGCGCATCGCCGTCGCGGGCCTCACCGTCGTGTCCCACAGGATGTTCGAGGTGTTGAAATATTTCGAGCGGCCCCGGCCCGCCGCGGATGTGGACGCCGCGATGGCGGACGACGTCCGGTTTCTCCTCGAACGGAATTTCGTGGTGGAGCATGAGGGGCTGCTGCTGACGGTCGTGACGCGGTCCCATGCATCCGCAAGGCGCGAGGCGCCGCTCTCCGTCGCAGAAGCCGCGGCGGCCTGA